In Geminocystis sp. NIES-3708, a single window of DNA contains:
- the hslO gene encoding Hsp33 family molecular chaperone HslO, with protein sequence MADQLIRATAADGGIRAVGVITTKAVQEARQRHKLSYVATAALGRAMSSGLLLASSMKKEDSRVNITIKGGGPLGTVMVDAGLDGTVRGYVQNPTVELPPNAMGKLDVGGAVGKDGYLYVVRDVGYGYNYSSTVELISGEVGDDIANYLMTSEQTASALLVGVFVSKEGVTASGGILLQVLPKVAEDPTLVTTLESRVNQLKGFTPLLRQGKTLSHILTDLLGDFGLNIFPEVQMVRFDCGCSFDRVLGALKMLGVDELEDMIVKDGGAEATCHFCGETYQANVDHLNELIQDLQAVN encoded by the coding sequence ATGGCAGATCAATTGATTCGGGCAACAGCCGCCGATGGAGGAATTAGAGCAGTCGGAGTTATTACTACTAAAGCAGTACAAGAAGCTAGGCAAAGACATAAATTATCCTATGTAGCCACCGCCGCTTTAGGTAGAGCGATGTCATCAGGTTTATTATTAGCATCAAGCATGAAAAAAGAAGACTCACGGGTTAATATTACCATTAAAGGTGGCGGTCCATTAGGTACTGTTATGGTAGATGCGGGATTAGATGGCACTGTTAGAGGTTATGTACAAAATCCCACCGTAGAATTGCCCCCCAATGCGATGGGCAAATTAGATGTCGGTGGTGCGGTTGGTAAAGATGGTTATTTATATGTAGTTCGAGATGTTGGCTATGGTTATAATTATTCTAGTACTGTAGAATTAATTTCAGGGGAAGTGGGAGACGATATTGCTAATTATTTGATGACATCCGAGCAAACGGCATCGGCTTTATTAGTAGGGGTGTTTGTCAGTAAAGAAGGAGTTACGGCTTCTGGAGGAATTTTATTGCAAGTATTACCCAAGGTTGCGGAAGACCCTACTTTAGTCACAACTTTAGAATCTCGTGTCAATCAATTAAAAGGTTTTACTCCATTATTACGTCAAGGAAAAACACTATCTCATATTTTGACTGATTTATTAGGAGACTTCGGTTTAAATATTTTCCCTGAAGTACAAATGGTTAGATTTGATTGTGGTTGCTCTTTTGATAGGGTTTTAGGTGCGTTAAAAATGCTTGGAGTCGATGAATTAGAGGATATGATTGTTAAAGACGGCGGTGCAGA
- a CDS encoding cytochrome c biogenesis protein, whose product MSVSNSSKNISINYSISWFFRKLITTIADLRLAIILLLIIALFSISGTIIEQSQPINYYQENYPESPALFGFLTWQVLLTMGLNHVYTTWWYLSILVLFGSSLIACTFRRQLPALKAAKIWSFYDQSRQFNKLALSAEVTTESLDKINSIVAKKGYKVYQNDHSLYAQKGIAGRIGPIIVHLGMILVLLGAIWGAFTGFFAQEMIASGETFTIQNFLEAGKFTNLNHPQSFDIKVNNFWIKYTPDGSVDQFYSDLSVVNKTGEELERKTIFVNEPLRYNGITFYQTNWSIAAVKIQVNNSPIFQLPMAELTSERKGRIWGTWIPTKPDLSEGISLVTKDLQGTMFLYDMQGQLISAVRPNMPVEVNGVTLKILDLIGSTGLQIKSDPGVPLVYLGFALLMIGVVMSYVSFSQIWALQEGDRYFIGGKTNRAQVAFEKEIYDILENL is encoded by the coding sequence ATGAGTGTATCTAATTCAAGTAAAAATATATCTATTAATTATTCTATTAGTTGGTTTTTTAGGAAATTAATTACTACTATTGCGGATTTACGTTTAGCTATTATTTTATTATTAATCATTGCATTATTTAGTATTAGTGGCACTATTATTGAACAAAGTCAGCCCATTAATTATTATCAAGAAAACTATCCAGAAAGTCCTGCTTTGTTTGGGTTTTTAACATGGCAAGTATTATTAACTATGGGGTTAAATCATGTTTATACAACATGGTGGTATTTAAGCATTTTAGTTTTATTTGGTAGTAGTTTAATTGCTTGTACTTTTAGAAGACAATTACCAGCTTTAAAAGCCGCAAAAATATGGAGTTTTTATGATCAATCAAGACAGTTTAATAAACTAGCTTTAAGTGCAGAAGTTACTACGGAATCTTTGGATAAAATCAATTCTATTGTAGCAAAAAAAGGCTATAAAGTTTATCAAAACGATCATTCATTATATGCTCAAAAAGGTATAGCTGGAAGAATAGGTCCTATTATTGTTCATTTGGGAATGATTCTTGTTTTATTAGGGGCAATTTGGGGAGCATTTACAGGATTTTTTGCTCAAGAAATGATTGCTAGTGGTGAAACTTTTACTATTCAAAATTTTTTAGAAGCAGGTAAATTTACTAACTTAAATCATCCTCAATCTTTTGATATTAAAGTTAATAATTTTTGGATTAAATATACTCCTGACGGCTCAGTTGATCAATTTTATTCTGATTTATCTGTCGTTAATAAAACAGGAGAAGAATTAGAAAGAAAAACTATTTTTGTTAATGAACCTTTACGGTATAATGGTATTACTTTTTATCAAACTAATTGGAGTATTGCGGCAGTTAAAATTCAAGTCAATAACAGTCCTATTTTTCAGTTACCCATGGCAGAATTAACTAGTGAAAGAAAAGGGCGTATTTGGGGTACATGGATTCCTACAAAACCTGATTTAAGTGAAGGAATTTCTTTAGTTACAAAAGACTTGCAAGGTACTATGTTTCTTTATGATATGCAAGGACAATTAATTAGTGCAGTACGTCCAAATATGCCTGTAGAGGTTAATGGAGTTACTCTTAAAATATTAGATTTAATTGGTTCTACTGGTTTACAAATTAAATCTGATCCCGGTGTACCTTTAGTTTATCTTGGTTTTGCACTTTTAATGATTGGTGTGGTGATGAGTTATGTCTCTTTTTCTCAAATTTGGGCATTACAAGAAGGTGATCGTTATTTTATTGGTGGAAAAACTAATCGTGCTCAAGTTGCTTTTGAAAAAGAAATATATGATATTTTAGAAAATCTCTAA
- a CDS encoding rhodanese-like domain-containing protein has product MSINVISVEELAVILSEENPEIQLIDVREEKEAEIAFLSQFKLLPLSQYEQWQSQIKTIFNPDLETIVICHHGIRSANMCQWLISQGFSKVKNVSGGIDAYAIYIDSSIARY; this is encoded by the coding sequence ATGAGTATTAATGTTATCAGTGTGGAAGAATTAGCAGTTATTTTAAGTGAAGAAAATCCAGAAATACAACTGATTGATGTCAGAGAAGAAAAAGAAGCAGAAATTGCTTTTTTATCTCAATTTAAACTATTACCTTTAAGTCAATATGAACAATGGCAAAGTCAAATTAAAACCATATTCAATCCAGATTTAGAAACAATCGTGATTTGTCATCATGGTATTCGATCAGCTAATATGTGTCAATGGTTGATTAGTCAAGGATTTTCTAAAGTAAAAAATGTATCGGGCGGAATTGATGCTTATGCAATATATATTGACTCTTCTATTGCTCGTTATTAA
- the lptC gene encoding LPS export ABC transporter periplasmic protein LptC, producing MMLFKNKISVIFLCFLLISCQGNKPSEKTENSNFKREIEQGLVLYNATLEQSNSDGQILWRLSTKKATYTQDKKSAILENLTGNLFDKGKIILQVSAKKGEIKNDGKEIYLSGEIIAFDTRNKAEFKGQELMWKPEEHFMIMAGDKGIKANHTKLIASAKEAKYNTKDQIVELSKNIIANTKNPPLQLKTEHLYWKIPENKIIGNNLLEMVRYEDKFVTDKLKTNQVEVDLNTNIAILNGNIEYQSLKPPLQGATTRIIWNYGDRTMESNQATRLFQPEDDVTLTANIVKFNLEENQVYLHEGIYGQAVKNEVEIYADNLVWNLDNKEINAEGNVYYKQINPDFNLKGIKAIGKLQDKSMKVEGNQENPVTTLIYPKEQ from the coding sequence ATGATGTTATTTAAAAATAAAATTTCTGTGATTTTTTTATGTTTTTTATTGATTAGTTGTCAAGGAAATAAGCCTTCAGAAAAAACAGAAAATTCTAATTTTAAAAGGGAAATAGAACAAGGTTTAGTCTTATATAATGCAACTTTAGAACAATCAAATTCTGATGGTCAAATTTTATGGCGTTTAAGTACGAAAAAAGCGACTTATACCCAAGATAAAAAAAGTGCTATTTTAGAAAATTTAACAGGTAATTTATTTGATAAGGGTAAAATTATCTTACAAGTAAGTGCGAAAAAAGGAGAGATAAAAAATGATGGAAAAGAGATTTATTTATCAGGCGAAATTATCGCTTTTGATACTAGAAATAAAGCTGAATTTAAAGGGCAAGAGTTGATGTGGAAACCTGAAGAACATTTTATGATAATGGCTGGAGATAAAGGAATAAAAGCTAATCATACTAAGTTAATAGCTAGTGCAAAAGAAGCGAAATATAATACTAAAGATCAAATTGTAGAATTATCTAAAAATATTATTGCTAATACTAAAAATCCACCGTTACAACTTAAAACTGAGCATTTATATTGGAAAATACCAGAAAATAAAATTATTGGCAATAATTTATTAGAAATGGTACGTTATGAAGATAAATTCGTTACTGATAAACTCAAAACTAATCAAGTAGAAGTGGATTTGAATACTAATATTGCTATTCTCAATGGAAATATTGAGTATCAATCTTTAAAACCTCCTTTACAAGGCGCAACTACCAGAATTATTTGGAATTATGGCGATCGCACAATGGAATCTAATCAAGCAACAAGGTTATTTCAACCAGAAGATGATGTGACTTTAACAGCAAATATTGTTAAATTTAATTTAGAGGAAAATCAAGTTTATTTACATGAAGGAATTTATGGACAAGCGGTAAAAAATGAAGTAGAAATTTATGCGGATAATTTAGTCTGGAATTTAGATAATAAAGAAATAAATGCCGAGGGCAATGTTTATTATAAACAAATAAATCCAGACTTTAATTTGAAAGGAATTAAAGCTATTGGTAAGTTACAAGATAAAAGTATGAAAGTGGAAGGAAACCAAGAAAATCCTGTTACTACCTTAATTTATCCTAAAGAACAATAA
- the def gene encoding peptide deformylase: MSTEILQMGNPILRKIATEVTAIHSAKIQTLIDELILITQQSHGVGIAAPQIGISSRVIVVASHPNIRYPDAPFMSPMAMINPRIISHSQEIVIASEGCLSVKEKRGEIPRYQNIVVEYITRDGNVQRQEYHNFIARIIQHELDHLNGILFVDHLQDEFIINNQ, from the coding sequence ATGAGTACTGAAATATTGCAAATGGGGAATCCTATTTTAAGAAAAATAGCTACCGAAGTCACAGCAATTCATAGTGCAAAAATACAGACTCTTATTGACGAATTAATTCTCATCACACAACAATCTCATGGAGTCGGCATCGCTGCACCTCAAATTGGTATATCTAGTCGAGTTATTGTCGTTGCTTCTCATCCTAATATTCGTTATCCTGATGCCCCTTTTATGTCACCTATGGCGATGATTAATCCACGTATTATTAGCCATTCCCAAGAAATTGTCATAGCATCAGAAGGTTGTCTTAGTGTTAAAGAAAAACGGGGTGAGATTCCTCGCTATCAAAATATTGTGGTAGAATATATCACCCGTGATGGTAATGTTCAACGACAAGAATATCATAATTTTATTGCTAGAATTATTCAACATGAATTAGATCATCTTAACGGCATTCTTTTTGTAGATCATTTACAAGATGAGTTTATCATTAATAATCAATAA
- the hemJ gene encoding protoporphyrinogen oxidase HemJ, which produces MAYFWYKAFHLIGIVVWFAGLFYLVRLFVYHAEAYEKPEPAQSILKQQYELMEKRLYNIITTPGMIVTVSMAVGLISTEPEVLKSGWLHIKFLFVGLLLIYHFWCGRIIKQLEKGENSWSGQKFRALNEAPTILLLVIVLLAVFKNSLPLDITTWLIVGLVILMAVSIQLYAKKRRQNEEKLNFNN; this is translated from the coding sequence ATGGCTTATTTTTGGTATAAAGCATTTCACCTTATCGGTATTGTGGTTTGGTTTGCAGGATTATTTTATCTAGTGAGATTATTTGTTTATCATGCTGAAGCATATGAAAAACCAGAACCAGCACAAAGTATTTTAAAACAACAATATGAGTTGATGGAAAAACGTCTGTATAACATTATTACTACTCCGGGGATGATTGTCACCGTATCAATGGCAGTCGGATTAATAAGTACTGAGCCAGAAGTGTTAAAATCTGGATGGTTACATATCAAATTTTTATTTGTAGGCTTGTTGTTGATTTATCATTTTTGGTGTGGCAGAATCATCAAACAACTAGAAAAAGGTGAAAATTCGTGGAGTGGACAAAAATTCCGAGCCTTAAATGAAGCCCCTACTATCTTATTATTAGTTATCGTGCTATTAGCCGTCTTTAAAAATAGTTTACCTTTAGATATTACTACTTGGTTAATTGTAGGCTTAGTGATTTTAATGGCAGTAAGTATTCAACTATATGCAAAAAAACGTCGTCAAAATGAAGAAAAACTAAATTTTAATAATTAA